The sequence cccGGTCAGTGCTGATTAGAGGACATAGATTGGAGAATGACGGCGTAGATGCTGTGGCTTGATGATGCAGTTCCGCAGTTACTGAGGGCGCTTGGTGTGCACTGAAACTTTTTTGTACCTGAAGTGTACAGAACTAAGCggaaaaaatgatttgcttttaaagatgGGATGGGAGTTGTGCtaaaagtaataaatgaaaaattgcagaaaaatttGGCGAGCACTCTTTGACTACTGACTTTCAACAGTTATAAACCACTGGGGTTTGAGTAGGTGATCTTAAAGCTGGAAATTGTGCTGGAGTGTTCCTGCAAGTTTGACTGCAGTGAGGCTTGGTGGTTCTGAACATCACAGTTGTCTGACCAAAGACATTTAGTACTGTCATTGCTGCAGATAAATTAAAGGTTTTGAAGGATAGGCAAACAGCTTTCACAACATGACAAAATGCTGTTATTAAGGCTAAGTGCTGCTTTAATCTCTGCAGCCTTGCTTCTTTGGAGCATTCTGCATTTTGTATCTAAGCACAGACATAACATGGGAACACGAAGctttccaaaagagaaaactgtGACGAAACTTCAGTCAATAGCTGTTCAGCAGTACTGAAGGCTTCTGCTCCCTCCAGGTGTGGAGTCTGTTTACACTTCTTAAATCTAAAACCTGATAGTAGGAGCTAGCATTGTGCTAGCTTTGACTGTATCAGATCAACCTTGTATGTTGCCCCACAGCCCTATATGGGTGACCATATTCAAAAGGAAAGCGTTCAGTAACTTCCCCACAAGcgggtaggaaaaaaatgaaagatcatTGTACTCAGCAATTAGCTCATGGAGGCAGAGCTCTGACAAGGAGTTCAGAAATACAGGTGGTAAGAGTCTGAGAATTAAGTAAAGAGTGTTGGTAATAAAACTCCCAGTCAATTTGTTTAATTTGGACAGCCAACATCTCAGTAAGTTGAACTCTCTTTTTAAGAGCTGGTTTCAGATAGGCAGTAGGAGAGTAGGGTATAAAACTGTGCATCATAGTGCTGGCATCACTTCAACAGAAATACTTCTTGAGTTGGTATAGACATAACCATTCTGAACCTAATTCTCTTCTCCTGAAGTGTGTTTATCTAAACGGTAATAATTATGTCCTTCTCTAAGTTACCTAAATTTATTCATGTTTAACACCAGCATGTAAACTGCTCATGATAAGTGATATTACaaatggggaaaggaaagggaaatgtaGCTGCTGGGTCTTGGTTTTTGGGTCTTCTGTGGTTGTGTAACCAAAATAAGGGCAATCTCTGCATTGGAAAGTAGCCATGGCAGGAGGGATTTCCAAGGCACAGCCATGAAGCTGGCTAGTGAATTCCTGATTCATCTTCAGGGTTGTATTCCTCATACAACCCGGAGGATGTATGAAGTACTAGAAGAGTAAGCTAGTGCTCCTTAGCAAATTTGTTGCTCGCATGATTTATCCTTATTTGCTATCATTTGGGAGTCTTATATGTACTGAGCAATGGCATATCAGGAAAAGAGTTCTCTAAGACTTCTAAATTCAACCATCCACTGCTAAATTTTCAGTTGCCACTTCAGAGAATACTTTCCTGAAGTTATTAGTGATCTCAATACAACCTGTTTCTTCTAACTGTTGATTAGggagataaaagaaataaatcagttcatttttttctcctagaaatCCCAAAGTTTTCAGCTAtacatttttttgcctttgtttactcctttttcattttatcaggCTAAAAACACTCAGGATAAGATTTTTATGTTcttactgctattttttttttaatcatagtTGTGCTGGAAAACTATGgccaaaaataattaatttcaatgaaaaagatcatagaatcaatgttggaaaagaccttcaagatcatctggtccaaccatcccctaccaccactgtcacccactaagccatgtccccaagcaccatgtccaacctctccttgaacacccccagggacggtgatgccaccacctccctgggcaacccgtcccagtgcctgactgctcttcctgagaagaaatgtcacCTCATTTCCAATCTGAACCTCCcgtggtgcaacttgaggccattccctctagtcctatcactagttatctgtgagaagaggctgaccccagctccccacaccttcctgtCAGGTAGTTGTggagagagcaataaggtctcccctgagcctccagACTAGAAAGCCCCAGCTCTCTTAGTGGCccctcataggacttgtgttccaggcccttcaccagcttcgtagctagcccttctctggacacactccagggcctcaatgtccttcttgcagtgaggggcccaaaactgaacacagcacttgaggtgtggtctcaccagtgctgactacaggaggaaagagaaaggctgcccctcGGTGACAGGGACTGCCCTCCACCTCCCATCTtgttttctgggtttgtttttaacactgGTTTTGAGGtaatttcattctgttctttatGGAAAATAACAGAAGCAAGATGCATCTTCAGACCTAATTTCCATGTGCTTTCTGGTGTAAGCAGGTAGGTGCGCACAGGAGTTACCGTGTACCAAAATGGCTGTTttgcagttaaaataataataatgaataggGTGGTACCTACCACACAATGCTGCTtgtaataacagaaaattaCTCGGATACAGAAACTCAGTCCTAGTATAAGAAATTGGCCATCTGTAATTGCTTACACACTACTATTTTGAATCAtcgtagaatcattaaggttggaagagaccttcaagattatCTGGTCTAACCATTGCCAtactaccaatatcacccactaaaccatgtccctaagtgccagATTATCCTCTTTATTGCTAGTGTATGAAATAGTAACTTTTaacattactgaaaaaatgtgtaagcatttttctctcctttattttgttcatttgtgtCACTCGTTACTTACATAGCTTCTGTGTAACGAGTATACAGACTGACTGCATTAGGTATCTAACATGaatgtcttcagaaaaaaaaaaagctttctaccaactcttttccaactttaacAATTTCAAtcccatgttttgttttaaaattaccaCGTTTCTTGTTGTTGTAGCTCACCTCTTTGTAAGGGAAGACTTGGAGCccaggagagagaaatgttaagattttatggttttttttttttttttttttttttttttttttttttttactttaaagaaggcgaaaatgagaaaggaatgAAGGGATGAGTGTGCAGATCTAAACAACTGTGGGCTTCCCATTTTCAGTACagcttcaacttttttttttaaagtaacttccTTTTGGTTTTGGGTCAGTGATCTGTACTATGGGGAGGAAAGGGGTGGCAGTAGCaacagctcctggaaaacatAGCTTTGCCTGGCAGCGTGGAATGCTTCAGGGAAGTACAGCTCTGTAACTGTAGCTGCAGGCAGTGCTAACTTGCTTTCCTTACTACGTGTTGGTATGTCGTGTGTAAATACTGCTAGAGCACTGAGCGTCTATCAAGtcacagaatggccgaggttagaagggacctctgaagatcatcttgtccaactcccctgccaagcaggatcacctagagcactacttttttttattttattttaacctttttttttttttttccatggggaATTTAAATGCAAACTTGAATTCCAGAGTTGAGTGAATATAAGAATGGGGTGGAAATCCATTCTTCATTTACTAAGGcagatttttgaaataattctttcaaATTGTTAatcttgtattattttaagATCACTATTTGTGATTTATTTCAGCTACTTATTAAAGTAACAAGTGGCATCACTTTGTATTTCCCTGAAATACATCTCTTACTTGTTGGTAATTTCTGCAAAGCTGAGAATTAAATTAGAATAATGTGATAATAGaaagttgttgtgttttttcttcttttcaacaAGACTTTGCAGTGATGTCTGCTAGCATTATTAAGAGTACATACCTTGTATTTTTTGATTGGGAGAATTGAGGAAAGCCTATGCCATTCCAACTTCacccttgggaaaaaaaaaaaaaaaagatgagggcAGGTTCCAGCCATCTGAACTATGTACGAGCATACGAGCAGCTTGCATGTTGCTACTTGTGACTAATGTTGTGCTCGTGtttgagatttttaaagaaagaggcctttggaaaaaaattcagacatgattatttaaaatagagaggggaaaaaagaagttcCCATTAAGTGTTGCTAACATGAAAATATAAGTCAGAtggaagaacagaaggaaatcaAGATTTATCTGCAATGTCTTCTCTTTCCTAGTTTCCCCTTACTTGTGTGCACATAAATATGCTTGCATTTAgatgacagaaaaggaaatttaattaTGACTTCAGCTTTAGGACTCAAAATTGCTGTCAGTGCAGTCCTGCTACGGTGTGATAGGAGCCTATTCATGTCTACATGGAGAAGGtgtataaataatgaaaatatggtATGAACAGAAATGTGTTAAACTGCAGAACACATTTTGTATGACTTGTTCTTAAAACTTGTTGTACTATATTGATACAATTGATGCATCATGCATATTTACGTACTGataatgtatttcatttgaGTAATTGAAAAAGACAGGAATAGATTTAATAGTTATGTATTGGTACCAGAAATCTTATTCAATTTTAGCCTtcaaatgtggggaaaaaaatgtatttctgggGAACCATGGCTGCCTGAATCTGCATTTGCTTGCCTTGAAACATTTTGTTAGTTAgatagtttgtttgtttgtttttaggattGGTTCTACAGTTAATTGACAAGTATGTATGTTTAGTTGGAAAATGGTTTTCCACTGAGGAATTGGTAACAAAAAATGATCAAACCTTTGAACTTCCCTATGTTCTTAACTTTTATAGTTTCAACCATTAGTTTGCCTGAAGTACAAGTCTATAGaaagtgcttctgtttttccaggaTAAATAGAGAGAGCTGTATCATCTGCAAATGTCagtttcttcctctgtgctCAGTCTAACCAGTCTTAAACTTGATCCAAATTTACTGCCTCTTGATAGATGTATACACatggtataaaaatatttctacagctCTTGTACAGTACTAAATATAGTAGATACCTGTCATTTGGAAACTATGCAGTTTTCATCTCTTACACAATTCCATTGCTTAATGCATACTATATGAATATACCTGCTTGCCTAGACTCGGATACTTTGGCTTGTTAGTCTTTTATCTATTTCTATAAACCAGTTGTATGTCAAGTataatgtttacatttttgtacCAGTGCTTGAATTGCCACTTCTGAAATGCTTATGTAAACCATCAGTAATAACCCGTATAAAGTGGATTGTAAAAAGAGCCttcaagaatttttcttttgaagagcAAGTGGAATAGTGTAACTTAATAGAAATAAGTAATGGGATGTGGCTTCCATTTGATGCTGTAACAGGTGATTCTCTTTCAAAGACCCAGAAATATCCAGTATCATTGCTCTCCATGTCTGTTTGAGCTGTCGATATGACACACAGTGAATCAGTCATATGCATGCTGATATGCAGACATCTCTTTAAAAGTGCAGAGTGTCATGTTGTAAATCATTAGAATTCATGCCAACTTGTTACTGGGCCTGACTGCTTCGAAAAGTATGTAAGGACTTGCATATTAGCTTTCCCTTTCTGATCTGCACAGCCTCTGCATGGTTCAAAGAATGCGTACTTTTACAGTGACAGCTGAGGTTAGCAAtccaggaagatttttttttttttttttttttactgcaaattTAAACATTCTTGTGGAAGtatgctttttacatttttttctccttttttttttttttttttttaaaggtgaggTTACAGTGCAGACTGGAGATCTGTTGCCATGTAGGATTTGTGGAAGGActttctttccagcagcactGGTAAGTAGCATGCGTACTGTTGGCTTCCAGGTCTGATAAGTTAACAAGAGTTAAGCAATGGTTGGTATAGCTAAATAAAGTAAATctagatgtttgttttttcaaatacttaaaaacCAAGACAGCTGGAATTCTTAAGTTCCTTAAAAGAAGgtgaattttatttcagcatcCCATCATATTCTGAAAATTAGGGTCCTTATAAAAGCATCTGCTCTGGCCCCACAGAATTATTCCTGGTCTCTGCAAATGTAAGCCTGAGCATCGTGCTATCTTATCTAGTGATTGAAGTGTTCTGCTAGTTGTCTTCAGAATGCCCTCCTCTTCAGTCTCAATAGAAGATGGATTGTCCTTAACGTTAATATGAATTTCAGACACTCTGATCTGTTTTGTCCCTAAAATGCAAATGCTGCCTACCTACCATCAGTTTTTTATTTGCAAGGAACATTTACAGGTgcctccctttttttcttcctcagttctTGAGTTTTTGTGATCATGTATATGCATTTGTGAATTCCTGTAGTTCTGTTCAAAAAGTAATGGTTGGCATAAGTATTTGAGTGAAAGCAGTCTGATTGTACTCATCAGgagaaaattctgcatttttctttatttcttctgcttataGAAAAAGCATGGACCAATTTGCCAAAAaacttctgcaaagaaaaggaagacgTTTGATTCCAGCCGACAGAGAGCAGAAGGAACTGACATTCCCACAGTAAAACCTCTTAAGCCACGGGTATGTTACACTCTATATGTAAACTACTCTGGTGGTTTACTCTGCATGTGAACATTTTAGGCAAAATATGTATGCTTTATAATAAGGTTTGTTTCTGCTGGCAATTTATGATAAATCAAGTAGGATCTGGAAGAAATTTAACCATAATATTGTGTATTAAAATAAAGGATGTATACAGTAAGAACTTCAAACAtataaagttatttcttttttggctTCTTAGCCAGAACCTCCCAAAAAACCATCCAATTGGAGACGAAAGCATGAGGAGTTCATAGCAACTATACGAGCAGCCAAAGGACTTAATCTTAAAGATGGTGGAAAACTCCCTCCACCACCTCCGCCATCATATGACCCTGGTATGTAAAACAATTGAGTTtcttaaaagacttttttgtaatttaaacaaTTCGTAAAAATTTGaattgaaatggatttttttttggaacacaGTATTAGTGAGTTCATAAAGATTATTGTATTTCATTGCAATGTACTGAAAACTACAAAGGATGCTAGCCAGTCACAAGACAGCATCTGCTTAGGGataatcataaaataattcagttggTCTTCCCATgttgactgatgcagtcactccatcagAGAAGGCCACTGGATTGGATTTTCTATAGAAATAGTGCAGAATAGCCTGAAGATGTTGAGAAGGTTCAACCCGATTTACATTGAACTTGGCTGTATATGTATACtgcctgtttttaatttgattagTTTGTATAATGCTTATATTGAATCTTAACAGTTCTTCTGTACTGACTGTATTGTCTGGCTCCGGGCAAACTGCTCCAGGTGTCcatgcttgagcagggggttgggcCAGATATCTCCAGATACCACTTCCATTCTCAACCATACTGCAACTGTAATAGCCAGGTGGCTGTCTGGTGCTAAGCATTTTACAGAGGATGAACATAAAATCCTCATACTTAAGAGTACATGTTAATCCTTTATTGTCTGATCTATTTACTTTAGTGGGCTTTGGAGGTCTTCTGTGGGAATTCAGCCCTGCCCTAGTTAcaaatggcctttttttttataatctagGGGCTTCCATAGTTGCTTGCTTCATGGATTTCTTCTTAttaatattactttattttctgtctgggCCTGTCTTAGTTTGATCATGGTTATTAGTTCTTTTACTTCTGACTTTCCATCTATTAAGGTACAGTTTATGTTTGAGTGTTCTGACAGTAGTGGAgttcatgtaaaaataaacgATTGCTGTTATCATACGAGGTTCCCATGCCATCGCTTCTGTGAAGGCTGTGTTCTTCCCGTGGCCTTCTTGAGTCACGATTCATATTTTGCCAGGCATTAAACATTTGACCtatttgaaattttgtttattGTAAGGGCTAACTATTTAAACTAGATCAGCTGTATTTGGAGTAGTAACATGTAATCTCAATCTTATTTTGGATTGTATAATGTCTAATTCATTCTGGAGGCAATGACTGTtgaatctttgttttctttaataaatttcTATAATCACCTGGGAACATACTAATTTaaactgctgtgtttgtgttcaGCTCTTCCAAAGTAGATGTTTATGATTTAGAATACCATATTCTGAGGAATTAATTCAAAATTCATATCTCTAAGCAGTAAAACATCTATCTGAAACTGCAGCCCAAATACTTTACTGTTGACAGGCAGTATGTTTTAAGGGGTATATTTCCAACACACAGATGAGGGATTTTTTAGGATTTTAAATACTTAGCCTTTcgtgttgttttggttttgttttcccccccccccccaatgttAATATTTCCTGCAAGCATTACTCTTCATAGTATGACTAAATTtatcttgggggaaaaaataatgcagacaGCAATTATCCTGTCTCCTAATtttggctgtgttttctttgattCAGGTCATCTTGTTATATTTCTGgttctattaatttatttttaaatggtcatTTCCAGTATTTCAGTTGGTATTACTCAGTTCTTTCAAAATTGCCAGAGgaataatttgtttctttagcTTATCTGTATGGGAAAGGTTTTAACGTACTTTCATATCTTGAACAAACTGAACTGTATTTGTGATTCTTTATTAaacctcttctcttctctactTCCTGACAGCTGAATTCCCAGCCATGTCCACCTACCTCTTTGGTCACCTTCCCTGCTCAGTAGCATCTCTCAATGCGTTTCTGATTTTACATAAGTTGTTTCTGATTCTCAACCACTCTTGTCCTTCTTATCCATCAGCCTGGTGTGTTACATGTGGACAGTAATCTTTTCCCTAGTaatctgtgtttcattttcagatttaagCGACGCTGATTTTCTTTGGGGCTGATGTTGGTCTTCAGAAGTCTTTtaaatactttgtgttttttgtttgtttgtttttaaataacacttGTTAAAACGCATTATTAATGTTaggattttatgtttttaagattACATTCAGTGTCCATATTGTCAAAGGAGATTTAATGAAAATGCAGCCGACAGACACATCAATTTCTGTAAGGAACAAGCAGCACGTATTACTAATAAGGGGAAACTGGCAGCTGATACCAAAGGGAAGCTTCCTACTAGAACTCAGgtgaacaaaaacatttttcttaaattgtaaTTTGCATTGGATATAAAATCAAActtctttaatattttgttgCCCTTAAATTAactattttattctgtaatgttgttgttttagacactaaaatattcttttattagAACCAAAGCATGGAAgaggtgttttgtttcatgtgaGAGTTGCAACTGGAGATTTGTAAATCAGATGGCAGCAGTTGAAAAGCTTAAAACAGTCATAGATGTAATTTGGAGATTTGTGAAAATGACAGATAAGGGTAACAGCAGGAAGTGTAATTGTGAAAATGACAGATAAGGGTAGCAGCAGGAAGTGTAAAAGTAGTTTTTGTTGACAgagtttaatttctgttgtgCAAGTCTTCTGAATCCAGTTCAATACTGTTCCTTAAGTGgacaaataaaaatcatagaatcattaaggtcgGAAAAGGCATCCAGGATCATGTGGTCCAACAGTCtacctaccaccaatattacctgctaaaccatgtccctaagtacgACATCCAACCTTTCTTAagcaacccgtcccaatgcctgactactctttctgagaagaaatctcTCCTcgtttccaacctgaacctcccctggcacgACTTGAGACCATGagaccattccctctagtcctatcccTAGTTACCTGTGCaaagaggccaacccccagctccccacacttCAGGTAgtttgtagagagcaataaggtctctcctgagccttctcttctccaaactaaacaaataaaggtacagaattattatatttttgtctaAATAGAGGTTTAGAGAATTCAAGCAAATCAGGGTAAGAATTGCAATAGTTAAGTTgtgattaaaacaaatgaaggattAAAGTGTGTGTGTCTTTAGTTGGTGGCGAAACTTTTTCTGGAAGCTTTGAAGAGTAAACAGACAAAAGCAGTTAGTCTGGTGATTCTTGCACTTTATTCTGAAGTATGTTGGACTGGCTGAAAGCACATGTGAGAGCaagcaaaaatgattttgcccttgaatgttctttttaaaattaccagGTTATGAGGTGGTAATGTTAAGCTTGTGAGATATGTatggaaaaaagtaaaagcagtagaaaagtggggaaaaaaaaaaccacaaaacatgcagttaaatgaaaaacaaaacaaaaccagtaagTTGGACAATCTTTCCTACTAGTATAATTTCTTTATAATAAACCAGACCAGCAGAAACTGTGTGACCCCTGTACCAGAAACAAGTTAGTTACTAAGTAATCATAGTTTGTTTTCTCAGCATGCCTGAGATAACTACCTATCATGTTACATAGATAGTTTGATTTAATTGCTTAAATTTCTAGGCTGTATTTTGTTACAGTACAAGCCTGCTGCAGTTAAGAAGGCGCCTTCTGCAGGATCAACACCATCATCATCACGCTTACCACAGCCAAGTGGTGTTAGCAAAACAGTTGTAGGTAAGAAATTAATGTTAgcaattttgcatttattttctaaatactaGTTATCAAACTATGTTTTGAAAATTGTATAATAGCTGGAAGGATTTCTACAGTGTTGCCCAGTGATTTAAAATGAAGGAGTAAAAATTTCACAGGAGGAGCTTAGTGTTTCATGACAGGATAAGATGGCTTCTGTCTTTCAAGATAGCATTTTTATATCAATGTTTTTCGTAACCTGTTTTTTTAACTACGTATGTGATGTCtatcacagaatgctttgggttggaagggaccttaaacatcatctagttccaactcccctgccatgggcagggacacttcccactagaccaggttggccaaagccccatccaaatTTATTGTTGAACTGTAAGcatttgtttgcaaaataagtaaacaaatggAATGGCCACAGATTGGCCCCTATCCAACAAGACTATTAAGCATGTAGGGCTCACCTGCAAAATCATTCTGTGAAGTAATGCATGATTGTATCTACTTCTGGTCTTTTTACATCAGATTTTTTCTATTGCTGTATTCTCTACTAAATTTGTACGCTGAATGTAAtcataaatttataaaaatattttgcagatttattcttttttatgaTACAATAAGGTTCAGTATGTACATTTACTTATTCTagacttctttcctttttctttctgaagaaacagattcaattattagaatattttttcccaattacATATTTGCTATACACTTTTGGAAACATACTTGTTTTGTGCTagtattttgttactttttaatacAAGAAGTATGTATTATATGTGTATAATGTATAATATGTCTAAAactcttgttttgaattttacaataaatatattgttAAATGTATCATTCCAATAACAGAATCTTATGCTTTCTTATATTTCCCTTATTACTTTAAACTGTAAGGTGCCTCTTCAGGTAAAGCACTGTCTTCGTCTGGGTCCAGTGGGAGCAAAATTCAGACATTATCACCAGCGCATAAAAACTCACTGGGAATGGTGAACCCACAAGCAGGGTAAGTTCCTACTTAACGTTGTCTTTTATAGCTTATTTTATACTTATGTTGTGCTAGTTTTAGAAGTGTCTGTGGGTTAtgtgttctttctgtttcctgcaAGCTTCAAAAGTGCAGTGGTTTGAATTCATcctttatttataaatgcaatTAATAATTAAGGAATATTGGAGAAAGCAAAGATGCATTTTGTAATGTTAAAATAACAGGAAAGGAGGTAAAGTGATAAAACTAGATATGAAAAATAGCAAGTTATAGAACAGACAAAAATGGttggagtcttttttttttttttctttctaaaagtgGAAGGacttaaagagaaaaggagaaaactaCCAGGCATACTACCAAGTTACTACTTCTctcatttcatgaaaataaaataagaggtCTCTGCCATGGACCACAAGCCAATTGTGACAGGATCTTTCCTCTTAACACAAAAGGATGCACATCTTCGCTCCTGCTTGCTCCTTAAAATACATGAGGCAACCAATGAATGAGCAGAAGTAACGCAATAGAATCCTGTGCTCTATGACAGCAACACAAAATGGTAGATGTACATTACTAGAATTCCCTAAAATTGCGGATTTAAGACTGGTCATTATGGGTAATGTGTTTAAGGCCTCTGGAGGCTTTCTGGTCCAATTCCTATGCCCAAGCAGgagcacccagagcaggctgcccaggacgATGACCAGGCAGCTGTTGAAGATCTGcaaggaaggagactccacaacctctctgggcagcctatgCCAGGGCTCTATCACTTGCATGGTAAAGACATGCTTCCCGATAACCTGATGGAACCTCCCGTGTTCCAGTTTATGcccatttcttcttgtcctgGCTCTAGACACTACGGAAAAGAGACTGGTTCTGTCTTCTTTGCACTtcttttcaggtatttataggcATTGAGAAtcctccctgagcctcctctgcaggctgagcagtcccagttctcagcctctcctcaaaGGAAATTGCTCAAGTCCCTTGATGATCTTGgtagccctctgctggactcgTTGCATTATGTAtaggtctctcttgtactgggtgGGAACAGTACTACAGGTACGGCCTCACCGATGCTGAGTAGAgtggaaggatcacctctcttcaTTTGCTAGTGATACTGGAAACCCTGCAAGGATATTCTGTAAAGTTTTCTTGGCTTCAGGAAGCTTGAAGAGCATTGAGGATCCCCAAGAAGcagtgagagaaaacaaaaataaaacaagaaactgATTGCAGTTATATCATTGGTGATTGTAGATGACTTCTTCCTATAAAGTATGAGTATCAATTTGGATGAACTCTGTAtaagatggagaaaaacagcagcttaagtttgtgaagaagaaaagacattcTGAAATAACTCATGGGGATGAACAGCTTTAGTTATTGCATaaaatttgtgatttttcatttatcacTCTCAAGTCTTAAGAGTTATGCACAAGTGCAAATTACAGCTCTTATCCTTCAATCCGAACACCATGTAGCATGAGGATGCAGTTC comes from Aythya fuligula isolate bAytFul2 chromosome 2, bAytFul2.pri, whole genome shotgun sequence and encodes:
- the ZC2HC1A gene encoding zinc finger C2HC domain-containing protein 1A; translated protein: MEGLEGEVTVQTGDLLPCRICGRTFFPAALKKHGPICQKTSAKKRKTFDSSRQRAEGTDIPTVKPLKPRPEPPKKPSNWRRKHEEFIATIRAAKGLNLKDGGKLPPPPPPSYDPDYIQCPYCQRRFNENAADRHINFCKEQAARITNKGKLAADTKGKLPTRTQYKPAAVKKAPSAGSTPSSSRLPQPSGVSKTVVGASSGKALSSSGSSGSKIQTLSPAHKNSLGMVNPQAGGVTKARTTPPSVARTMSTGALSNKRKTSNSDSYSRPDGKIGYDSGDYSVNGGSSKSSEGNSPVQLSKFCHECGTRYPVEWAKFCCECGIRRMVV